In one Bradyrhizobium cosmicum genomic region, the following are encoded:
- the tgt gene encoding tRNA guanosine(34) transglycosylase Tgt: MNPPKNDLPNHFELLATDGAARTGRLTTPHGVVRTPAFMPVGTAGAMKGMHWREVRDAGADIVLGNTYHLMLRPGAERIAALGGLQTFTGWNGPMLTDSGGFQVMSLSDLRKVTEHAVTFRSHIDGAKVELSPERSIEVQRFLGSDIAMQMDECVRLPAERDDIDRAMQLSLRWAERSKRAFESAPEGYMLFGIVQGGDIPQLRHASAEGLTEIGFHGYAIGGLAVGEPQAVMLAMIDETAPALPGDRPRYLMGVGTPDDILEAVKRGIDMFDCVMPTRNGRHGVAFTRFGQVNLRNARHADDPRPLDEDSSWPSARSYARAYLHHLVKAGETLGAMLLSEINIAYYQFLMQGIRNAIAHGTFEEFYQRTREDWARGDIAPR; encoded by the coding sequence CAATCATTTCGAACTGCTCGCGACCGATGGCGCCGCCCGCACCGGTCGCCTGACCACGCCCCACGGCGTGGTGCGGACGCCAGCCTTCATGCCAGTCGGAACCGCCGGCGCCATGAAGGGCATGCACTGGCGCGAGGTGCGCGATGCCGGCGCCGATATCGTGCTCGGCAACACCTATCATTTGATGCTGCGTCCGGGCGCCGAGCGGATCGCCGCTCTCGGCGGCTTGCAGACATTCACCGGCTGGAACGGTCCGATGCTGACGGATTCCGGGGGCTTCCAGGTGATGTCGCTGTCGGACCTGCGCAAGGTGACCGAGCACGCCGTCACCTTCCGCTCGCATATCGACGGTGCCAAGGTGGAGCTGTCGCCGGAGCGCTCGATCGAGGTGCAGCGCTTCCTCGGCTCCGACATCGCCATGCAGATGGACGAATGCGTGCGGTTGCCGGCCGAACGCGACGACATCGACCGCGCGATGCAATTGTCGCTGCGCTGGGCCGAGCGAAGCAAGCGTGCCTTCGAGAGCGCGCCTGAGGGTTACATGCTGTTCGGCATCGTGCAGGGCGGCGACATCCCGCAGCTGCGTCATGCCAGCGCCGAAGGCCTCACTGAGATCGGCTTTCACGGCTACGCGATCGGCGGCCTTGCCGTCGGCGAGCCGCAGGCGGTGATGTTGGCGATGATCGACGAGACCGCGCCGGCCCTGCCGGGCGACCGGCCGCGCTACCTGATGGGCGTCGGCACGCCGGACGATATTCTCGAAGCGGTCAAGCGCGGCATCGACATGTTCGATTGCGTGATGCCGACGCGCAACGGCCGCCATGGCGTGGCCTTCACCCGTTTCGGTCAGGTCAATTTGCGCAATGCGCGCCATGCCGACGATCCGCGTCCGCTCGACGAAGACAGCTCGTGGCCGTCGGCGCGCAGCTACGCACGCGCCTATCTTCATCATCTCGTCAAGGCCGGCGAGACGCTTGGGGCGATGCTGCTGTCGGAAATCAATATCGCCTACTACCAGTTCCTGATGCAGGGCATCAGGAACGCGATCGCACACGGAACGTTCGAGGAGTTTTACCAGCGTACGCGCGAGGACTGGGCGAGGGGCGACATCGCCCCGCGCTGA